A genomic segment from Lignipirellula cremea encodes:
- a CDS encoding RrF2 family transcriptional regulator, with translation MRLTTHTDFALRTLMYLAATGERSTATQVAKMYGVSSNHMSKVVHQLARLGYIRSIRGIGGGIELSCVPAELRLGDLIETLEGNTHLLDCVATENVCSIQSFCRLKGVLSEAERVQRDYLNSVTLADVAPTQRQFSRAAPAAE, from the coding sequence ATGCGTTTGACGACCCACACGGATTTTGCCTTGCGCACGCTGATGTATCTGGCGGCGACGGGCGAGCGGTCGACCGCCACGCAGGTGGCAAAAATGTATGGCGTGTCGTCGAACCACATGTCGAAAGTCGTGCATCAGCTGGCCCGGCTGGGCTACATTCGCAGCATCCGCGGCATTGGCGGCGGGATTGAGCTGTCCTGTGTACCGGCCGAACTGCGACTGGGCGACCTGATCGAAACGCTCGAAGGGAACACCCACCTGCTGGACTGTGTGGCGACCGAGAACGTTTGTTCCATCCAAAGTTTCTGCAGACTCAAAGGGGTGCTCTCCGAAGCGGAGCGCGTCCAGCGAGACTATCTGAACAGCGTAACCCTGGCCGACGTCGCTCCCACCCAGCGCCAGTTCAGCCGCGCGGCTCCTGCCGCGGAATGA
- a CDS encoding MOSC domain-containing protein: MSIEEDAQPAAAMLVSLQVGLPQELTWKPSGSDRSTPWTTGFHKTPTDQPLWLARENLAGDGQADLVHHGGPHKAVCVYPADHYPYWETTLDRDLPHGAFGENFTLAGLTETQICIGDTWAIGSALLQVSQPRQPCFKLARRWNVKDLAHQVQQNGRTGWYFRVLVEGEVAAGMRLALQERPHPEWTVALANQIMHHDPKNAQAAAGLAAVPLLSPNWQESLLKRVRQQTPVDERLRLDGGLPTH; this comes from the coding sequence ATGAGCATCGAAGAAGACGCCCAGCCTGCCGCAGCAATGCTCGTCTCCCTGCAGGTGGGCCTGCCGCAAGAGTTGACCTGGAAGCCTTCCGGTTCGGACCGTTCCACCCCATGGACGACCGGCTTCCACAAGACACCGACCGATCAGCCGCTGTGGCTCGCCCGGGAGAACCTGGCAGGCGACGGCCAGGCCGACCTGGTGCATCATGGCGGGCCGCATAAAGCGGTCTGCGTTTACCCGGCCGATCACTATCCGTACTGGGAAACAACGCTCGACCGCGACTTGCCGCACGGCGCCTTCGGCGAGAACTTCACCCTGGCCGGACTTACGGAAACGCAGATCTGCATCGGCGATACCTGGGCGATCGGGTCGGCCCTGCTGCAGGTGTCGCAGCCCCGCCAGCCGTGCTTCAAGCTGGCCCGTCGCTGGAACGTGAAAGATCTGGCGCACCAGGTGCAACAGAACGGCCGCACCGGCTGGTACTTTCGCGTGCTGGTCGAAGGCGAAGTGGCGGCCGGCATGCGACTCGCTTTACAGGAACGGCCGCATCCCGAATGGACGGTCGCCCTGGCGAACCAGATCATGCACCACGACCCAAAAAACGCACAGGCGGCGGCCGGCCTGGCGGCCGTTCCCCTGCTGTCGCCCAACTGGCAAGAGTCGCTCCTCAAGCGCGTCCGCCAGCAAACGCCAGTGGACGAACGCCTGCGATTGGACGGCGGCCTGCCGACCCATTGA
- a CDS encoding ThuA domain-containing protein, producing the protein MRFRPCLAAVLLLLSVAVEVVAEDPGAKISVLIVDGQNNHDWQATSPVIAKFLSESDRFVVERATTPPRGEDLSGFRPRFSSHQVVLLNYNGLVWPEATCRDLVDFVSRGGGLVVFHAADNAFPKWDEYNAMIGLGGWGGRSEASGPYLRLRDGKWEPDNTPGAAGKEHGAAPFLVETFAPEHPIMKGLPTKWLHARDQLVFNLRGPAENVEVLAMAFSPDEKGINDYTPMAFTVKYGEGRVFHTPMGHDLTSITCQGFVTLMRRGVEWAATGNVTIPPPSNFPTAEETSSWKPREAVATEASQPAEPQP; encoded by the coding sequence ATGCGTTTTCGCCCTTGCCTGGCCGCGGTGCTGTTGCTGCTTTCTGTCGCCGTAGAGGTTGTCGCCGAAGATCCGGGCGCAAAAATTTCCGTGCTGATTGTCGACGGTCAGAACAACCACGACTGGCAGGCGACATCGCCGGTGATTGCAAAGTTTCTGAGCGAGTCCGATCGCTTTGTGGTGGAACGCGCCACCACGCCGCCGCGGGGCGAGGACCTGTCGGGCTTCCGTCCGCGGTTCTCTTCGCACCAGGTCGTGTTGCTGAACTACAACGGGCTGGTGTGGCCGGAAGCGACGTGTCGCGATCTGGTCGATTTTGTCTCGCGCGGCGGCGGTCTGGTCGTGTTTCATGCGGCCGATAACGCCTTTCCCAAATGGGACGAATATAACGCCATGATCGGCCTGGGCGGCTGGGGCGGACGCAGTGAAGCCAGCGGCCCTTACCTCCGCTTGCGCGACGGCAAGTGGGAGCCCGACAACACGCCCGGCGCCGCCGGCAAGGAACATGGCGCGGCGCCGTTCCTGGTGGAAACGTTCGCGCCGGAGCACCCGATCATGAAAGGTCTGCCAACGAAGTGGCTGCATGCCCGGGACCAACTGGTCTTTAACCTGCGCGGGCCGGCCGAGAACGTGGAAGTGCTGGCGATGGCTTTCTCGCCTGACGAAAAAGGAATCAACGATTACACGCCGATGGCCTTTACCGTGAAGTACGGAGAAGGACGCGTGTTCCACACGCCGATGGGCCACGATCTGACTTCGATCACCTGCCAGGGGTTTGTCACCCTGATGCGACGCGGGGTGGAATGGGCGGCGACCGGCAATGTCACCATTCCGCCGCCGAGCAACTTCCCCACGGCCGAAGAAACCAGCAGTTGGAAGCCGCGGGAAGCGGTCGCGACCGAAGCTTCTCAGCCGGCCGAGCCGCAGCCGTAA
- a CDS encoding arylsulfatase: protein MNRLVPVLFGFIGWLLLSSLVNAAEAPRPNVLLILCDDLGFSDLGCYGGEIRTPHLDHLASQGLRFTQFYNCAVCVTTRAALTTGLYPRKAAGTLREDMVTLGEVMQAAGYATGYTGKWHLGSKAPRRPIDRGFEEFYGLLSGCCNFFNPGQPDPKFYNGGHLRPFAHNQTTLTEFPPGYYTTDAFTDHAIKTIRRFSQSGKPFFHYLCYTAPHFPLHAPPEDIARYKGRYSQGYDQLRTDRHRRQVEMGLLDADWKLSPVDKKTGDFRYDYDVTPWEKVADRPREERRMEVYAAMVDRMDQNIGRLLKALDDMQLADNTLVLFLSDNGGCATLPGDLQGYAALNRDIPVGDGRGYEFVGPGWGWAQNTPFRRHKTWTYEGGIATPLIVRWPAQIKAGSLTDQPGHLIDIMPTLLELAGAKYPQQFQGNAILPAEGKSLLPILQGKQREPHDSLCWALTGNRAIRQGDWKLCWGASDKRWELYNLAEDRTETNDLAAKFPDRVARMAAAWENWARQCEVAF from the coding sequence ATGAATCGCCTTGTCCCGGTCCTGTTCGGTTTTATCGGTTGGCTGCTGCTGTCCTCGCTGGTCAATGCGGCGGAAGCGCCGCGGCCGAACGTGCTGCTGATCTTGTGCGACGACCTGGGGTTTTCCGACCTGGGCTGCTATGGCGGAGAAATCCGCACTCCCCATCTGGATCATCTGGCCAGCCAGGGATTGCGGTTCACGCAGTTCTATAACTGTGCGGTCTGTGTGACGACCCGCGCCGCCCTGACGACGGGCCTGTACCCGAGAAAGGCGGCCGGCACGCTGCGTGAAGATATGGTCACCCTGGGCGAGGTGATGCAGGCGGCTGGCTACGCCACCGGTTATACGGGCAAGTGGCATCTGGGCAGCAAGGCTCCCCGGCGGCCGATCGATCGCGGCTTTGAGGAGTTCTATGGGCTGCTCTCGGGCTGCTGCAACTTTTTTAACCCCGGCCAGCCGGACCCGAAGTTCTATAACGGCGGACACCTGCGCCCCTTCGCCCATAACCAAACGACCCTGACCGAGTTCCCGCCCGGCTACTACACGACCGACGCCTTTACCGATCATGCGATCAAAACGATCCGCCGCTTCAGCCAGTCGGGCAAGCCGTTCTTCCATTACCTGTGCTACACGGCGCCCCACTTCCCGCTGCATGCCCCGCCGGAAGATATCGCCAGGTACAAGGGACGCTACTCCCAGGGGTACGATCAGTTGAGGACCGACCGGCATCGACGCCAGGTGGAGATGGGACTGCTCGACGCCGACTGGAAGCTGTCGCCCGTCGACAAAAAGACGGGCGACTTTCGCTACGACTACGACGTAACGCCCTGGGAGAAAGTGGCCGATCGTCCCCGCGAGGAACGGCGGATGGAAGTCTATGCGGCGATGGTCGACCGGATGGATCAGAACATCGGCCGTCTGCTGAAAGCGCTCGACGACATGCAGCTGGCCGATAACACGCTGGTGCTCTTCCTGTCCGACAACGGCGGCTGCGCGACGTTGCCCGGCGACCTGCAGGGCTATGCCGCTCTGAACCGCGACATCCCCGTCGGCGATGGCCGGGGATATGAGTTTGTCGGTCCTGGCTGGGGCTGGGCCCAGAACACGCCGTTTCGTCGTCATAAAACCTGGACGTACGAAGGCGGCATCGCCACCCCTTTGATCGTCCGCTGGCCGGCGCAGATCAAGGCCGGCTCCCTGACCGATCAGCCCGGCCACCTGATCGACATCATGCCGACCCTGCTGGAACTGGCCGGAGCGAAGTACCCGCAGCAGTTCCAGGGGAACGCCATTTTGCCGGCGGAAGGAAAGAGCCTGCTGCCGATCCTGCAGGGGAAACAGCGCGAACCGCACGATTCCCTGTGCTGGGCTTTGACAGGCAACCGCGCCATCCGCCAGGGCGACTGGAAGCTGTGCTGGGGCGCCAGCGATAAACGCTGGGAGCTGTACAACCTGGCCGAGGACCGCACGGAAACCAACGACCTGGCAGCGAAGTTTCCCGACCGCGTCGCCCGCATGGCGGCCGCCTGGGAGAACTGGGCCCGGCAATGCGAGGTCGCTTTTTAA
- a CDS encoding mandelate racemase/muconate lactonizing enzyme family protein: MSKPTDIFIKNVASQSERYAYRTPIKFGGRVVNEAVVVNVTVDVETRDGRTATGWGSMPIGNAWAWPSQQLSSEQTFAAMHALADKLAADAGQYNEAGHPLEITHDLAARYEAAGAEVCADLPETMPKLAQLVSASPLEAAIHDAYGRALSTSSYSVLGKEHCNRDLSAWLNDDFAGEYLHDYTLPIIKPTLPLYHLIGALDPIVAGDISQPINDGLPETLAQWIHADGLTHLKIKLAGDDLQWDLDRVVAIDNEAAVAQQQRGCDSWFYSLDFNEKCENVEYVLEFLRRLQERQPTALARTQYIEQPTHRDLKANPENRMHEAAKIKPVVIDESLIDFESLLLAREQGYSGVALKACKGHSEALLMGAAAQKYGMFLCVQDLTCIGASFLHSASLAARTPGVAAIEGNGRQYCPAGNAAWTEAYPGMFEISAGFVATGQLNGPGLGFGPPA; this comes from the coding sequence ATGTCGAAGCCCACGGATATTTTCATCAAAAACGTCGCCTCCCAGTCGGAGCGATATGCCTATCGTACGCCGATCAAATTTGGCGGCCGGGTTGTGAACGAGGCCGTGGTGGTCAATGTAACCGTCGATGTGGAAACGCGCGACGGGCGGACCGCGACCGGCTGGGGATCGATGCCGATCGGCAACGCCTGGGCCTGGCCCAGCCAGCAGCTGAGCTCGGAACAAACGTTCGCCGCAATGCACGCCCTGGCTGACAAATTAGCAGCTGACGCCGGCCAATACAACGAAGCGGGACATCCGCTGGAGATCACCCACGATCTGGCGGCGCGGTACGAAGCTGCCGGCGCCGAGGTCTGCGCCGATCTGCCGGAGACGATGCCCAAACTGGCGCAGCTCGTTTCCGCCAGCCCGCTGGAAGCCGCCATCCACGACGCTTACGGCCGGGCCCTTTCGACAAGCTCTTACAGCGTGCTCGGCAAGGAACATTGCAACCGCGATCTGTCGGCCTGGCTGAACGACGATTTCGCTGGCGAATACTTGCACGACTATACACTGCCGATCATCAAGCCGACGCTGCCGCTGTATCACCTTATCGGCGCGCTCGATCCGATCGTCGCCGGCGATATCTCCCAGCCGATCAACGACGGCTTGCCGGAAACGCTCGCTCAGTGGATCCACGCCGATGGCTTGACCCATCTCAAAATCAAGCTCGCCGGCGACGACCTGCAGTGGGACCTGGATCGGGTCGTCGCCATCGACAACGAGGCCGCCGTCGCCCAGCAGCAGCGCGGCTGCGACAGCTGGTTCTATTCGCTCGACTTCAACGAGAAGTGCGAAAATGTCGAGTACGTGCTGGAGTTCCTCCGGCGCCTGCAGGAACGGCAACCCACCGCGCTGGCCCGCACCCAGTACATTGAGCAGCCGACCCATCGCGACCTGAAGGCCAACCCGGAAAACCGCATGCACGAAGCGGCCAAAATCAAGCCGGTTGTGATCGACGAATCACTGATCGACTTTGAAAGCCTGCTGCTGGCCCGCGAACAAGGCTACAGTGGCGTCGCCCTCAAAGCTTGCAAGGGGCACAGCGAAGCGCTGCTGATGGGAGCGGCCGCCCAAAAATACGGCATGTTTTTGTGCGTGCAGGATCTAACCTGCATCGGCGCCTCGTTCCTGCATTCGGCCAGCCTGGCCGCCCGTACGCCGGGCGTCGCCGCCATTGAAGGGAACGGCCGTCAATACTGCCCCGCCGGCAACGCGGCCTGGACGGAAGCGTATCCCGGCATGTTTGAAATCTCAGCCGGCTTTGTCGCCACCGGTCAACTGAACGGTCCCGGCCTGGGCTTTGGCCCGCCGGCCTGA
- a CDS encoding EsaB/YukD family protein, translating to MAMITVQVWDATGNKRQEVELPDDAPVNRILAVLLEKMHLPQVAPDGQPLSYKFHHKRSGKQLLDHQCLADVGVQNADVLRLQPEITAG from the coding sequence ATGGCGATGATTACCGTACAGGTGTGGGACGCCACCGGCAACAAACGGCAAGAAGTGGAGCTGCCCGACGACGCCCCCGTCAATCGCATCCTGGCGGTGCTGCTGGAGAAAATGCACCTGCCCCAGGTCGCCCCCGACGGGCAACCGCTCAGCTACAAGTTCCACCACAAGCGGTCCGGCAAGCAGCTGCTCGATCACCAGTGCCTGGCCGATGTCGGCGTGCAGAACGCCGACGTACTTCGCCTCCAGCCGGAAATCACGGCCGGTTAA
- a CDS encoding acetolactate synthase — protein sequence MSIGEGSGTDFATMRGRDYPTIRQFTVFLENRVGQLLEVIRRFEGSRVRIVALSINDATECAFVRFLLSHPEQGREILERAGLAMIESDLIGVELPPGEQPLLQVCTALLQAEINIVQAYPLIIRPHDAPAVALMVDNIDYALQTLSAKKFTMITEADLSEGR from the coding sequence ATGAGTATCGGAGAGGGCTCCGGAACCGATTTTGCGACGATGCGTGGTCGCGATTACCCCACCATTCGCCAGTTTACGGTCTTTCTTGAGAACCGCGTGGGCCAGCTGCTGGAGGTGATCCGCCGTTTCGAAGGCAGCCGGGTGCGCATTGTGGCCTTGTCGATTAACGACGCTACGGAGTGCGCCTTTGTCCGGTTCCTGCTGAGCCATCCCGAACAGGGCCGCGAGATTCTCGAACGGGCCGGCCTGGCCATGATCGAAAGCGACCTCATCGGCGTAGAATTGCCGCCCGGCGAACAGCCCCTGCTGCAGGTCTGCACGGCCCTGCTCCAGGCGGAGATCAACATTGTCCAGGCGTACCCCCTGATCATCCGCCCTCACGATGCGCCCGCCGTCGCGCTGATGGTCGACAATATTGATTACGCCCTGCAGACGCTGTCGGCGAAGAAATTCACCATGATCACCGAAGCGGATCTTTCCGAAGGGCGTTAA
- the flhA gene encoding flagellar biosynthesis protein FlhA yields the protein MEFLTRWRTLILPVGIISSVLVILVPLPTMLMDLLLAANITVAVIVLLTTIYVETPLEFSVFPSMLLATTLGRLVLNVATTRLILTQAGGMKTQAAGGVIAAFGDFVAGGSIIVGIIIFVIIVVIQFVVITKGATRISEVAARFALDGMPGRQMAIDADLNAGSIDEKEAQRRREEITQQADFFGAMDGASKFVRGDAVAGIIITLINIVGGLVIGVFTAGMTVMEAAAVFTTLTIGDGLVSQVPGLLTSLAAALLVTRSSQASNLPTEFLQQLFGRPQALFVAGAFLAVLIFTNLPTIPLAALGGSCIGLAVMMTRKEKETKTQVAKDVAKEKTEAAKPPEERIEDFLTIDPMEMEIGVGLIRLADPSRGGDLLQRITGVRQSVAADIGIILPKVRIRDNMRLGEYQYRVKIANNPVAEGIVYPDRLLAMDSGMTTGEAPGEPTRDPAFGQPAVWINPGIRERAEMLGYTPVEPAAVLATHLQEIVRQHADDLLTRDDTRRLIDELKATSPAVVEELIPGLMRVGEVQTILQMLLREDVPIRQLATILEALGDNASKSKDPVLLTELVRHRLARTLCARYRDAENRLHVITLDPALEDRISKGIEHNERGLFLRMSPPAIETTNRLIAAQMDKLNRAGHQPLLLCSPQIRAGLKQLTLSQLPRLVVLSYNEITRDTRIESYGIVSDAKI from the coding sequence ATGGAATTCCTCACACGCTGGCGAACGCTGATCCTGCCGGTTGGAATCATTTCCAGCGTGCTGGTGATTCTGGTTCCGTTGCCGACCATGCTGATGGACCTGCTGCTGGCGGCCAATATTACGGTCGCCGTGATCGTGCTGCTGACGACGATCTATGTGGAAACGCCGCTGGAATTCAGCGTGTTCCCTTCCATGCTGCTGGCCACCACCCTGGGCCGACTGGTCCTCAACGTGGCCACCACGCGGCTGATTCTGACGCAGGCAGGCGGGATGAAAACCCAGGCGGCCGGCGGCGTGATCGCGGCATTCGGCGACTTTGTCGCCGGCGGCAGTATCATTGTCGGTATTATCATTTTTGTGATCATTGTGGTCATCCAGTTTGTGGTGATCACCAAGGGCGCCACCCGTATCAGTGAAGTCGCGGCCCGCTTTGCGCTCGACGGCATGCCCGGTCGCCAGATGGCAATCGATGCCGACCTCAACGCCGGCAGCATCGACGAAAAAGAAGCCCAGCGCCGCCGGGAAGAAATCACCCAGCAGGCCGACTTTTTCGGAGCCATGGACGGCGCCAGCAAGTTCGTGCGCGGCGACGCCGTGGCCGGCATTATTATCACGCTCATCAATATCGTCGGCGGGCTCGTCATTGGCGTGTTCACCGCCGGCATGACGGTCATGGAAGCCGCTGCGGTCTTCACCACGCTGACCATCGGCGACGGGCTCGTCAGCCAGGTCCCCGGTCTGCTCACCTCGCTGGCGGCCGCTTTGCTCGTCACGCGCAGCTCGCAGGCCAGCAATCTGCCGACGGAGTTCCTGCAGCAACTGTTCGGCCGGCCCCAGGCCCTGTTTGTGGCGGGCGCCTTCCTGGCGGTGCTGATCTTCACCAATCTGCCGACCATTCCGCTGGCTGCGCTCGGCGGCAGTTGCATCGGCCTGGCGGTGATGATGACCCGCAAAGAAAAAGAAACCAAAACGCAGGTCGCCAAAGACGTCGCCAAAGAAAAAACCGAAGCCGCCAAACCGCCCGAAGAACGGATCGAGGACTTTCTCACCATCGACCCGATGGAAATGGAAATCGGCGTCGGCCTGATCCGCCTGGCCGATCCTTCCCGCGGCGGCGATCTGCTGCAACGCATCACCGGCGTGCGGCAATCGGTCGCGGCCGATATCGGCATCATCCTGCCCAAGGTGCGTATCCGCGACAACATGCGGCTGGGCGAGTACCAGTACCGCGTGAAGATCGCCAACAACCCAGTCGCCGAAGGGATCGTTTACCCCGATCGCCTGCTTGCCATGGACTCCGGCATGACAACGGGCGAAGCCCCTGGCGAACCGACCCGCGACCCGGCCTTTGGCCAGCCTGCCGTGTGGATCAATCCCGGCATCCGCGAACGAGCCGAAATGCTGGGCTATACGCCGGTCGAGCCGGCCGCCGTCCTGGCGACCCATCTGCAGGAGATCGTCCGCCAGCACGCCGACGACCTGCTGACCCGCGACGACACCCGGCGCCTGATTGATGAACTCAAAGCAACTTCGCCCGCCGTCGTCGAGGAACTGATCCCCGGCCTGATGCGCGTCGGCGAGGTGCAAACGATCCTGCAGATGCTGCTTCGCGAAGACGTCCCCATTCGCCAGCTGGCCACCATCCTGGAAGCCCTGGGCGACAACGCCTCCAAGTCCAAAGACCCCGTGCTGCTGACGGAACTGGTCCGGCATCGCCTGGCCCGCACGCTGTGCGCCCGGTATCGCGACGCCGAAAATCGTCTGCATGTGATTACGCTCGACCCGGCCCTGGAAGATCGCATCTCCAAGGGAATTGAACACAACGAACGCGGCCTGTTCCTGCGCATGTCGCCGCCGGCCATTGAAACCACCAACCGCCTGATCGCCGCCCAGATGGACAAGCTCAATCGGGCCGGCCATCAGCCGCTGCTGCTCTGCAGCCCGCAGATCAGGGCGGGCCTCAAGCAGCTGACGCTCAGCCAGTTACCCCGGCTGGTCGTACTAAGTTACAACGAAATCACCCGCGATACGCGGATCGAATCGTATGGCATTGTGAGCGACGCCAAGATCTAA
- the flhF gene encoding flagellar biosynthesis protein FlhF, whose translation MKTKTYRVKSIQEALQRIREELGPEASVLQTRTVRRPGMLAWISGASELEVTASNVVRAPSRMQPYAAELSRVLGQPAAADSGNAAETYLPPEPHAGPPRPAVAGRIAATDSARETSPARSLANAALDRLDELDLSSMAIPAESPPQELASDSFATETTAAAKRESRGPELRSENRPAGEVTGGSTTELAAQIERLQAMVEELKRRDDKPADRSWPPALFQAFTRLIDAEFSEQTAREILEETRAELAAQGVAPSAWTEALIEQQLTTVLQNQVRLCEPIRITPGRRCLAALVGPTGVGKTTTIAKLAANFRLRENGKVGLITVDTYRIAAVEQLRTYADIMDLPMAVVSTPREMREAVARMQDLDLVLLDTAGRSPQDEIKIQELRAMLGEAQPDEVLLVVSSSAGDRSLIQTAERFRRVGASSLVVTKLDEATGLGSVFSLLRASGLPLSYVTHGQNVPDDIQAPRPARLVQQLLGGSDWLDRRIA comes from the coding sequence TTGAAAACCAAAACCTATCGCGTAAAGTCGATCCAGGAAGCGTTGCAGCGGATCCGTGAGGAGCTGGGGCCCGAAGCCTCGGTGCTGCAGACGCGGACCGTCCGCCGGCCCGGCATGCTGGCCTGGATCAGTGGAGCCAGCGAGCTCGAAGTCACCGCCTCCAACGTGGTGCGAGCGCCGTCCCGCATGCAGCCCTACGCAGCCGAATTGTCGCGCGTCCTGGGCCAGCCCGCCGCCGCCGATTCCGGCAACGCCGCGGAAACGTATCTTCCCCCAGAGCCGCACGCCGGTCCCCCGCGCCCGGCCGTTGCCGGCCGAATCGCCGCCACCGATTCCGCCAGGGAAACCAGCCCGGCCCGTTCGCTGGCAAACGCCGCCCTGGATCGGCTCGATGAACTCGACCTGTCGTCCATGGCGATCCCCGCCGAAAGCCCGCCGCAAGAACTCGCGTCGGACAGCTTCGCCACAGAAACCACCGCTGCAGCAAAGCGGGAATCCCGCGGGCCCGAACTTCGCTCCGAGAACCGGCCCGCGGGAGAAGTGACTGGCGGATCCACGACCGAACTGGCCGCCCAGATTGAACGGCTCCAGGCGATGGTCGAAGAGCTGAAACGGCGCGACGACAAGCCTGCCGATCGCAGCTGGCCGCCCGCCCTGTTCCAGGCGTTTACCCGCCTGATCGACGCGGAATTCAGCGAGCAGACGGCCCGGGAGATCCTCGAAGAAACACGGGCCGAACTGGCCGCCCAGGGTGTGGCCCCGTCCGCCTGGACCGAGGCGCTGATCGAACAACAGCTGACGACCGTCCTGCAGAACCAGGTCCGCCTGTGCGAACCGATCCGTATCACGCCAGGCCGCCGCTGTCTGGCCGCCCTGGTTGGTCCGACCGGAGTGGGAAAAACAACGACCATCGCCAAGCTGGCGGCCAACTTCCGCTTGCGGGAAAACGGCAAGGTCGGCCTGATCACCGTCGACACCTATCGCATCGCTGCGGTCGAACAGCTGCGCACCTACGCCGATATTATGGACCTGCCAATGGCGGTCGTTTCGACGCCCCGGGAAATGCGTGAAGCAGTCGCCCGCATGCAGGACCTCGACCTCGTGCTGCTCGATACGGCCGGCCGCAGCCCGCAGGACGAAATCAAAATCCAGGAGTTACGCGCCATGCTGGGCGAAGCCCAGCCCGATGAAGTCCTGCTGGTGGTCAGCAGTTCGGCAGGCGACCGTTCCCTGATTCAAACGGCCGAACGTTTCCGCCGGGTCGGCGCCAGTTCGCTGGTGGTGACCAAGCTGGATGAAGCGACCGGCCTGGGCTCCGTGTTCTCGCTGTTGCGGGCCAGCGGCTTGCCGCTGAGCTATGTCACGCATGGACAGAACGTGCCCGACGATATCCAGGCGCCTCGCCCCGCCAGGCTGGTGCAACAACTGCTGGGCGGCAGCGACTGGCTTGATCGGCGTATCGCCTGA
- a CDS encoding MinD/ParA family ATP-binding protein: MPDQAAELRSLMRNAEQSRPRTNGPAAPILVVQGGKGGVGATWLSVNLAIGLALQGGRTVLVDANLNHADAASYCGVQDRDTIAEVMRGERDLREVLQPGPAGLLVAAGAWAPSFMAEASDRMQQRLVDQIRTLGSHAERIVVDLGAGTGPLARKFWQAADQALVVATPDTAALMDSYATIKTLHRAGQAEIGFLVNQAKSSAEADELFARLERSCRRFLNTPITSYGDIPSDPLLPSSIEQGEPLLLLRPQADASAGIQRLASRIFHRSLQEAA; the protein is encoded by the coding sequence ATGCCAGACCAGGCAGCCGAACTCCGCAGCCTGATGCGGAACGCCGAGCAAAGTCGCCCCCGAACCAACGGCCCTGCCGCCCCGATACTGGTCGTCCAGGGCGGCAAAGGCGGAGTCGGCGCCACCTGGCTGTCCGTCAATCTGGCGATCGGCCTGGCGCTGCAAGGCGGCCGGACCGTGCTGGTCGACGCCAACCTGAATCATGCCGACGCCGCCAGTTACTGCGGCGTCCAGGATCGAGACACCATTGCCGAAGTCATGCGGGGAGAACGCGATCTCCGCGAAGTGCTGCAGCCCGGACCTGCCGGCCTGCTCGTCGCGGCCGGAGCCTGGGCGCCCTCGTTCATGGCGGAAGCCAGCGACCGGATGCAGCAGCGACTGGTCGATCAGATACGCACCCTGGGCAGCCACGCGGAACGAATCGTGGTCGACCTGGGAGCCGGAACCGGGCCGCTGGCCCGCAAATTCTGGCAGGCGGCCGACCAAGCTCTGGTGGTCGCCACCCCCGACACGGCCGCGCTGATGGATTCCTACGCCACGATCAAAACACTTCACAGGGCAGGGCAGGCCGAGATCGGATTTCTGGTCAACCAGGCGAAGTCTTCCGCCGAGGCGGACGAACTGTTTGCCCGGCTGGAACGCTCGTGCCGCCGGTTTCTGAATACCCCGATTACCAGCTACGGCGACATTCCCAGCGATCCGCTGCTGCCGTCTTCGATTGAACAGGGCGAACCGTTACTGCTATTGCGTCCCCAGGCGGATGCGTCTGCGGGGATCCAGCGGCTGGCCTCTCGAATTTTTCATCGTTCCCTGCAGGAAGCGGCCTAA